Below is a window of Mycolicibacterium chitae DNA.
GGCTGCCGGTCGATTTCACCGGCTTCATCGACGACCGGGCGGCGGTGGCGACGCTGCTGGCCACGGCCGACGTGGTGCTGGCTCCGGGCCCGCACGAGACCTTCGGGCTCGCGGCGCTCGAGGCGCTGGCCTGCGGCACGCCCGCGGTGGTGTCGCGGACCTCGGCGCTCACCGAGATCCTCTGCGCGGCCAGCGGTGCCAGCGCCGACAACCATCCGGCCGCCCTCGCGGCGGCGGTCACCGCGCTCATCGACCGTCCGGAGCGCCATCGGCGGCTCGCCGCCCGCCGACGCGCCGAATGTTTCACCTGGTCGAGCGCCGCGGCCGGGATGCTCTCGGCGTTGGGCGCCGGCCGGATCTGAGTTTGGCATCGCCGGATCGGGGAACACCGCCTTTTGACGGGGCCGTCGACCACTACGGCCCCCCGAGCAAAGGAACAGTCATGGACGGTGCCCTCTGGATCATCATTGCCGTGGTCGCGGTACTGATCGTGCTGGGCGTGCTCATGCTCGTCGGCCGCCGGACCCGCAACACCAAGATGCACGGCAAGGCCGAACGCATTCGGGACGAAATACAGCAGGAGTCGGTGCAGGTCGACCGCCGCAGCGCGCTGGCCACCGAGACCGAGGCGCGGGCCCGCGCCGCGCAGGCCGAGGCCGAGGCCAAGGCCGCCGAGGCGCAGCGCCTTGCCGATCGCGCTGAACAGCATCACAGCGCCGCGACCTCGAGTCGCGCGGACCTCGACGCGCGCCGCGAGCACGCCGACTCCATCGACCCGAAGGTCAAGACCGACCCGAAAGTCAAGACCGGCGACCGGCCGCAGGCGGACGACCTGCCGCGCTGAGCCCCTACCGGGACCCCGCGTGCGCCCGGTCGGTGCCCAACCGGACCGGCAGCCGGGACCAGCCCCGCAGCACGCGGGTGTCCCGCCGGACCCCGGTGCCCGCGATGCTCGCGTCGGGGAACCGGTCGAAGAACGCGCGCAGGCCCACCTCGCCCTCCGCGCGGGCCAGCGCCGCACCCAGACAGAAGTGCCGGCCGCCCGAGAACGCCAGGTGTCGCGCGGCATTGGGGCGGGTGACGTCGAACCGGTGCGGATCGTCGAAGACCTTGGGATCGCGGTTGGCCGCGGCCAGGTAGGTCACCACCATCTCGCCCGCGCCAATCGGCAGCCCGGCCACCTCGGTGTCGGCCGTGGTGAACCGCGCCGTGAGCTGCACCGGCGAGTCCAGCCGCAGGATCTCCTCGACGGCGTTCGGCCAGCCGTCCGGGTTGCGGCGCAGCGTCTCGAGTTGGTCGGGCGCCTCGATCAGCATGCGAATCCCGTTGCCCAACAGGTTGACCGTGGTCTCGAAGCCCGCCGCCAGCACCAGCCCGGCGGTCGCGCGCAATTCCAGCTCGTCGAGCTGGTCGCCCTCGTCGGCCGCACGGATCAGCTGACTCATCAGATCGTCGCCGCCGCTGCGGCGCAACGTCGCCAGGTGCCCGGCCAGCCAGGCGTCGAAGCCGTCGAGCCCGCGCTGGACCCGGCGGTACTGCGGCCAGGTCAGCCCGATGTCCAGGCTCGGGGCGGCCAACTCGCCGAATTCGAGGACCCGGGCCCGCTCGTCGTCGGGCACGCCGAGGATGTCGCTGATCACCGCGACCGGCAGCTGCGCGCAGTATCGGTCGACGACGTCGACCACACCGGACTCCGCGGTCAGCCGGTCCAGCAGGGTGCCGGCGGTCTGCTCGACCCGGTCGCGCAGGCTCTGCACAGCGCGCGCGGTGAACACCGAGGACACGGTCTTGCGGTACCGGGTGTGCTCGGGCGGCTCGACGGCCAGCAACGACGGCGGCTGCAACGGGTGCAGGGTCTGGGCGCGGGTGCGTTCCTCGAGCCAGCGCAGCGGGGCCGGCAGGCTGGTGCCCAGCCGGTTGACCCGGAAGTCCTCGGAGCGCAGCACCGTATCGGCCACGGCGTGGTCGGGCGTCAGGTAGTTCACCCGGCACCGGATCAGCGGGCCGCGCTGGTGTAACTCGTCGCAGAAGGCGACCGGGTCCGCGCGGACCGTGGGGTCGGCCAGCAGCCGGGCCTGCGGATCGCCGCGCTTGGCCGCCGCGTGCGACACCGCCCGCACGAACCCGTGCATCGCCAACCAATGCAGGCGTTCTCTCACGGGATTCAAGCTACCCGCCACGTTTCGTTGTCGGTTCCGATGCCGACGACATAGGCTTCCGGCCATGCTGGTTGGTGCTGGTCTTGTTCGTGCGGGTGCGGTCGCGATGTCGGTGCTCGGTTTGTTCGGCGGTGCGCTGGGCGTCGCGGCGGTTGGCTCCGCGGAGCCCGCGGCCGACCCCATCCTGTGCCAATACACGATGAGCGACCCGCAGGTGGTCGAGGTCTCCGGCACCAAGATGGTCAACGCGTCGCTGACCCCGTCGGGTTGCAACGGCACGGCCGAGCCGACGTCGTCGCAGGTGTGCCTATCCACCGGCAGCCTGGCGGGGCGGTGCGCCGAGCTGCCCGGCTACGCCAAGGCGCAGGTCTACCTCTCGCCGTATGTCCCCGGCCAGAGCTACACGGTGCGCGGCCGCGGGTGCGCCAACCAGGCCCAGCCGCCGCTGGCGTTCTGCACGACGCTGGGGCCGAAGACCGTCACGCTCTAACCGCGCGGCGGCGTCCAGGCGACCGGCAGCCGCTTGATGCCGTGGATGAACGCCGACAGCAGCCGGGCCGGCTCCTCGGTCACGGTGATGTCCGGGATCTGGCGGCGAAGTTCGTCGAAGGCGACGGTGATCTCGCGGCGGGCCAGGTTGGCGCCCAGGCAGAAGTGCGCGCCGC
It encodes the following:
- a CDS encoding cytochrome P450, which gives rise to MRERLHWLAMHGFVRAVSHAAAKRGDPQARLLADPTVRADPVAFCDELHQRGPLIRCRVNYLTPDHAVADTVLRSEDFRVNRLGTSLPAPLRWLEERTRAQTLHPLQPPSLLAVEPPEHTRYRKTVSSVFTARAVQSLRDRVEQTAGTLLDRLTAESGVVDVVDRYCAQLPVAVISDILGVPDDERARVLEFGELAAPSLDIGLTWPQYRRVQRGLDGFDAWLAGHLATLRRSGGDDLMSQLIRAADEGDQLDELELRATAGLVLAAGFETTVNLLGNGIRMLIEAPDQLETLRRNPDGWPNAVEEILRLDSPVQLTARFTTADTEVAGLPIGAGEMVVTYLAAANRDPKVFDDPHRFDVTRPNAARHLAFSGGRHFCLGAALARAEGEVGLRAFFDRFPDASIAGTGVRRDTRVLRGWSRLPVRLGTDRAHAGSR